CCGTGCACTCTTCCTCCACGCCGTAGCACTTTGCCAGTTTTACTGGCCACGATCGCGCCGCCGCTGTTCTTCAATGGCCTCGAAGACGGCCCGGCCAGCTTCCTCAGGGTCCGGGGATTCCCCGGACTCATACAAAGCCAACTGCAGATTGATCGCCCGGAGCACCAGAGGCTGGTCATAATTGGCGTATCTGTCCCATTCCGCAAACGCTGCGGTCAGATCGCCCTCAAAAGCGGCGACAACACCGGAATAGAGATGCACGAAATCATCTTCCTGGTCCTGCCGGAGGCGATCGAGAACCTTGCGTGCCTGGCGATAGCGCTCCAGCCACAGATAACACACGACCATCTTTTTCTGGGCCTCGCGGTGGCCGGGGTCCTGAGCGACACATTTCCGATAAGCCGCCAGGGCCTGCTGAAAATGGCCTTCGCGCAACAAACCGTCCGCTTCACGTGCAGACGCATCCCAGCCCGTTTTGCTGTCACGGGAATCCTGCCGCCGGAAGCGCTGCCAGGGTGCCATGAGGACATCCCGGCGGGACATGCCGGACTTGTGATATTTATTTTGACTCATAACTGATTCTCACGCTGGTCTTTCAGGCCTGCCTTTTGCTCCGGCCTGGCCGAATCGCCGAGGTCGGCCAGGCCCCATGGCCTTGGTTGCAGAGTTTGCCCAAAGGGCGTATCCGAAAACCCGCTGAAACGCCAGCCCAGAGGATCCATTGTGCACGAATTGCTGAAAAATAGAAATCTCCAAATCCTGTTCGCCGTCACTTTGATGGTTGTCATGGGGGTTTCGAGTATCATCCCCGTTCTGCCCACCCTGATCAAGGTCTTTGACCTCACACCGGAAACCATCGGACTGGTGCTGACCACATTTACCCTGCCCGGAGTCCTGTTTACCCCTGTTTTCGGGGTCTTGGCCGATCGAGTCGGACGCAAAAAAATCCTCATTCCGGCGCTGTTGGTCTTCGGCATTGCCGGGGCCGCCTGCGCGCTGGTCAGAAACTGGGAACTGCTGCTCCTGTTGCGCTTTGTCCAGGGCACTGGCGCAGCTGCGTTTGGCATGATCAATATCACGATCATCGGCGATCTGTTCAGCGGCACGCGTCGCACTGCCGCGCTTGGCCTCAATGCGAGCATCCTCAGCGTGGGCACGGCAGTCTATCCGGCCGTGGGTGGCGCACTGGCTATTTTGGGCTGGTATTTCCCGTTCGCCCTGCCCCTGGCCGCAATTCCCCTGGCCCTCATTGTCCTCTGGCACCTTGACAATCCCGAACCCGACGGCGGGGAATCCCTGGGTGACTATTTCCGCAACGCCGCAGGACAAATGCGCAGCAGACAGGCTCTGGGACTTTTCCTCTGCACCCTGGGGACCTTCATCCTGCTGTACGGGCCGTTTATCACCTTTTTCCCGATCCTGCTGGACACCCGGTTCCAGGCCACCGCCCCGCAAATCGGTCTTCTTATTTCAGCCGCGTCATTTATCACCGCCATCGCCGCCTCCCAGTTGGGGCGATTGGCCGCCCATTTTTCCGAGCTCTGCCTGTTACGCTCGGCCTTCGTCTTCTATGGACTTGCTTTTGCCATCATCCCCTTTTTCACGAGCTTCGCCTGGCTTTTGGTCCCGGCCTTGCTTTTTGGTGCGGCCCAGGCCCTGAGTATCCCCAACGTCATGTCCCTGCTCAATGATATCGCCACACCGCGGACCCGAGCCGCCTTCATGGCCGCCAACGGCACCCTGCTCCGGCTTGGCCAGACCCTGGCCCCGCTGTGCATGGGTGGCATCTTTGCCCTCGGCGGACTTCGAGCTGTGTTCTGGTCCGGGACCCTTCTCGCCGCTTGCTTGTTCCTCTTGACCCATCTCCTTTTACGCCCGCAATGCGGCCCGCAAAGCTGACCCGTGTGCCCTGGCCCCAGCTTGTCCGAAAAATCACAACTTCCACCTTCCTTTACCCCTCTTTTCCTTGCTCCCTCATGCCCTCCGTCGTTGCCAGTGAAATTTCTTCTTTCTTTTGAACCCCCTAAAGAAAAAAAACACATCCCGGCTCCGCTCGCATCCCCGCGCCAAGCTCCTTGACATTTTTTTCACACTCACCTACTTGCGCTTTTGGGGTTAGGTTATTTTCACTTTTAACAATGGGGAATGGGTTTTACTATGTTCACCTCGCTGAAAAAACATCTCTGGTGGAGCCTGGCTGGGTTGAGTCTGGTCCTGTGCTCCACTCCCGTGCTGGCTGCGGCTGAAACCGCTGCGACCACAGGGGCGACGCACCCTTGGTGGTTCTGGCCGCTGATCCTCCTGTTTTTCTGTTTTGTACTCGGCGTCGTGGCTGTTTTGGCCGGCGTTGGTGGCGGCGTCTTGTACGTCCCGCTTGTCAGTGGATTCTTTCCCTTCCACATCGACTTTGTCAGGGGTGCAGGACTCATGGTCGCCCTGGCTGGCGCCTTGGCCGCCGGCCCAGGGCTTTTACGCCGCAACCTGGCTGACCTTCGGCTGGCGCTTCCGGTCGCCCTTATCGCTTCGACCTTTGCCATCGCCGGCGCCATGCTCGGGCTGTACCTCTCTCGGCTCAACCCGGATTACGTCCAGATCGCCCTCGGCGCGACCATCATTTTCATCGCCATTTTGCTCACGGTCTCCAAAAATTCCGAGCGCCCGGTAGTCACCAAACAGGACGCGCTCGGCCTCGCCTTGGGAATGTCCGGCATGTACCATGATGATTCCAGCGGCGAAGACGTGACCTGGAAGACCCACCGGACCTGGATGGGCTTTGTCATGTTCATGGTCATCGGGATTGTCGCGGGCATGTTCGGTCTCGGAGCTGGCTGGGCCAACGTCCCGGTGCTTAACCTGCTGATGGGCGCTCCGCTGAAGGTTTCGGTGGCCACCAGCAAGTTCCTCTTGTCCATCACCGACACCTCGGCCGCCTGGATCTACCTCAATAAAGGGTGCGTCATCCCGCTGATGGCCATTCCCTCTATCATTGGACTGATGCTGGGCTCGTTTGTCGGGGTGCGCATCCTGGCCGTGGCCAAGCCCAAGTTCATCCGTTACATGGTTATCGGCGTCCTGTTCTTCGCCGGCCTCAAGGCCCTGGACAAAGGATTGAACATCGGACTGCTCGGATAACTAAGGAGAAACGACCATGGCAAAATACGATTCCTACATTGTGCGCCCGGAGCAGATCACCTACGCCAACATCCTGTTCTACGGCGCCTGGCTCGGCATCGCTTTGATGGCCGTGACATACATCATCTATGTCGCTGGCATTCTCGACCCCCACGTGTCTTTGGAACTCGTGGTCAATAATTGGGACAAATCCGTTGCTGAATACCGGCAGATCACCAACTCCCCTGACGGGTGGGGCTGGGTCGCCCTGCTGGGAAGCGGCGACTTCATCAATTTCCTGGGCATTGCCCTGTTGGCCCTGATGACCATCGTTTGCTATCTGACCCTGATTCCGGCGTACTTGAAGCGCAAGGAAACCACTTACGCGGTCATCGCGATTTTGGAAGTCGTGGTCCTGTTGGCGGCTGCCTCAGGCCTTATCGGCGCCGGTGGTCACTAGGCTCCCAGTGCGTGTGTTGTTGAAGGCCGGAGTCCGGAAATCCCGGGCTCCGGCCTTTTTTTGTCCCGGATATCAAACTCGGATTTGACAGCCACTTGGGGATTGACCAAGACAACAGCATGGCACAGCTCACCTCTCCCCTTTTTTGCTGTCTGGCCCGGACCCCAGAGCCAGGACGCGTCAAGACCCGTCTGGCAGCGGATCTCGGCGAGGAAGCCACGTTTTACGTCTATACCTCCATGCTCCGCGATACTGTGGGCGCCCTGCGCGCTACCGGACACCGCTTCCAGCTCTGGTATACCCCTTCAGGAAGCGAAGCGGCCTTGCTGAACCTCCTGGGCGGCCCCCTCGAATTGGTGCCCCAGACCTCGGGAGACCTCGGCCAGCGCATGAACGCGATCTGCCAAGCCGCCTTCCTCGGCGGAGCTGACCGGGTGCTCCTTTTGGGCAGCGACATTCCCGAACTGACCAGTTCTCACCTTCTCCAGGCGGCCGAACGTCTGCACCGATCGGATGCCGTCATGGTCCCGACTGCCGACGGCGGCTATTGTCTCCTGGGACTGAAGCGGGCAAGCTATTCTCCCGAACTCTTTACGGATATCCCTTGGAGCACCGCAAAGGTAGCGGCCACGACCCTGGAACGGTTGCGCCGGCTGCGTTGCACTACGTCGCTTTTCCCGCCCCAGCAGGACATCGACACCCTGGACGACCTGGCCGCTTTCTGGCACCGCTGTGAAGACACACCGTTCCATACCTCACGGACCATCCGCGAACTCGGGCT
The sequence above is drawn from the Desulfohalobium retbaense DSM 5692 genome and encodes:
- a CDS encoding tetratricopeptide repeat protein, encoding MSQNKYHKSGMSRRDVLMAPWQRFRRQDSRDSKTGWDASAREADGLLREGHFQQALAAYRKCVAQDPGHREAQKKMVVCYLWLERYRQARKVLDRLRQDQEDDFVHLYSGVVAAFEGDLTAAFAEWDRYANYDQPLVLRAINLQLALYESGESPDPEEAGRAVFEAIEEQRRRDRGQ
- a CDS encoding MFS transporter; translated protein: MHELLKNRNLQILFAVTLMVVMGVSSIIPVLPTLIKVFDLTPETIGLVLTTFTLPGVLFTPVFGVLADRVGRKKILIPALLVFGIAGAACALVRNWELLLLLRFVQGTGAAAFGMINITIIGDLFSGTRRTAALGLNASILSVGTAVYPAVGGALAILGWYFPFALPLAAIPLALIVLWHLDNPEPDGGESLGDYFRNAAGQMRSRQALGLFLCTLGTFILLYGPFITFFPILLDTRFQATAPQIGLLISAASFITAIAASQLGRLAAHFSELCLLRSAFVFYGLAFAIIPFFTSFAWLLVPALLFGAAQALSIPNVMSLLNDIATPRTRAAFMAANGTLLRLGQTLAPLCMGGIFALGGLRAVFWSGTLLAACLFLLTHLLLRPQCGPQS
- a CDS encoding sulfite exporter TauE/SafE family protein, whose protein sequence is MFTSLKKHLWWSLAGLSLVLCSTPVLAAAETAATTGATHPWWFWPLILLFFCFVLGVVAVLAGVGGGVLYVPLVSGFFPFHIDFVRGAGLMVALAGALAAGPGLLRRNLADLRLALPVALIASTFAIAGAMLGLYLSRLNPDYVQIALGATIIFIAILLTVSKNSERPVVTKQDALGLALGMSGMYHDDSSGEDVTWKTHRTWMGFVMFMVIGIVAGMFGLGAGWANVPVLNLLMGAPLKVSVATSKFLLSITDTSAAWIYLNKGCVIPLMAIPSIIGLMLGSFVGVRILAVAKPKFIRYMVIGVLFFAGLKALDKGLNIGLLG
- a CDS encoding DUF1634 domain-containing protein; the protein is MAKYDSYIVRPEQITYANILFYGAWLGIALMAVTYIIYVAGILDPHVSLELVVNNWDKSVAEYRQITNSPDGWGWVALLGSGDFINFLGIALLALMTIVCYLTLIPAYLKRKETTYAVIAILEVVVLLAAASGLIGAGGH